The Candidatus Poribacteria bacterium genome segment GCCAGTTGCGCGGCGAGTCCGGTGCTGAGTTTGCCTGTTTCGTAATATTTCAATGCCAATAGCAAACGGGCTTCCTCTTCAAATTCTTCTGGCTCTTTTCCGAGTGCTGATAGAACTTCAGCTGGATATTGAATCGTTTGCGTTTCCATTTTTGTGCTCCTATGTTA includes the following:
- a CDS encoding UPF0175 family protein, which encodes METQTIQYPAEVLSALGKEPEEFEEEARLLLALKYYETGKLSTGLAAQLAGVPRSTFIFLLGEHGLSPFGERPEELEQSLANARKASHRQ